In Tursiops truncatus isolate mTurTru1 chromosome X, mTurTru1.mat.Y, whole genome shotgun sequence, the following proteins share a genomic window:
- the RTL5 gene encoding retrotransposon Gag-like protein 5: MSEAAGNLNSLRMANVALREELNALRGENANLGLQLGRALAEVNSLRGNVSSYMRWPVPVVPVLSEENFEFPLSEIDAVPEGELPFLCWPPPRAEPEYAPDELLIGVIQDCGTSGGPADPPPLPSPPPPALPPPSAKELPPQPPLPPLERPEIEPFSGNPVYLAEFLMQLETFIADHEDHFPGGAERVSFLISFFAGEAKDWAVSVTQEGSPLHANFPRFLDEIRKEFCGPIPPSVAKKAIRKLKQGDCTLGSYADAFQFLAQFLSWDDCRLQNQFLKGLSEFFRKELLWSTEMADLDELILECVEIERKVRVPKPIPLPGVRNIFFPFAADRNLEGEEGEECHSGDEDEEACRRKLQDKDQGRHVRAIQQETRGEERGKREEEMRKKELKQKGEEDKEEEEEEEEEEEEEEAEEEEEEGMRKKRKKEEEDQNKDEKDDEHEGGRQEPEQELEQEPEQEQETEDETQDDDLDELMEIEPTYANASSQTSGYYHENFLDVSPPIIQPSRRRNQNRVPLLEGLPGTNSPFYSSPPLIRRAGRLGQRQIRRRPPVLFRLTPRQGGHRAARGRIRV; the protein is encoded by the coding sequence ATGTCCGAGGCGGCCGGGAATCTCAATAGCCTCCGCATGGCGAACGTGGCCCTGCGAGAAGAATTAAATGCCCTTCGCGGGGAGAACGCCAATCTGGGCCTTCAGCTCGGCAGAGCCCTGGCCGAGGTCAATTCCTTGCGGGGCAATGTCTCGAGCTACATGCGTTGGCCGGTGCCCGTGGTGCCCGTCCTTTCCGAGGAGAACTTTGAGTTCCCGCTCAGTGAGATTGACGCCGTTCCTGAGGGAGAACTGCCCTTCCTGTGCTGGCCTCCCCCGCGCGCCGAGCCCGAGTACGCCCCAGACGAACTGTTGATTGGCGTGATCCAGGATTGCGGCACCTCCGGCGGGCCCGCCGACCCACCCCCGCTGCCCAGCCCGCCCCCGCCGGCGCTGCCCCCACCCTCGGCCAAGGAGCTGCCCCCGCAGCCTCCTCTGCCGCCGCTGGAGCGGCCCGAGATAGAACCCTTCTCGGGCAACCCAGTCTACCTGGCTGAATTCCTGATGCAGCTAGAGACTTTCATAGCCGACCATGAGGATCATTTCCCCGGGGGCGCTGAGCGGGTGTCCTTTCTGATCTCCTTTTTCGCTGGTGAAGCCAAGGACTGGGCCGTCTCAGTCACCCAAGAAGGAAGCCCCCTGCATGCCAACTTCCCGCGCTTCCTGGATGAAATTCGTAAGGAATTCTGTGGCCCCATCCCCCCAAGTGTGGCAAAAAAAGCCATCCGCAAGCTCAAGCAGGGAGACTGTACCCTGGGCAGCTATGCAGATGCTTTTCAGTTCCTGGCTCAATTCTTGTCTTGGGATGACTGCCGCCTTCAAAACCAATTCCTCAAAGGCCTGTCAGAATTCTTCCGCAAGGAGCTCTTATGGTCAACTGAAATGGCCGACCTGGACGAGCTGATTCTCGAGTGCGTGGAGATAGAAAGAAAAGTGCGTGTCCCCAAGCCAATCCCACTCCCTGGGGTTCgcaatattttcttcccttttgcaGCAGACCGTAATCTTGAAGGTGAAGAGGGAGAAGAGTGCCACAGTGGGGATGAAGATGAAGAGGCATGCAGGCGCAAGCTCCAGGACAAGGACCAGGGGAGGCATGTGAGAGCTATTCAGCAAGAGAccaggggggaggagagggggaagagggaggaagagatgagGAAGAAGGAGCTGAAACAAAAAGGGGAGGAGgacaaggaggaggaagaagaagaggaggaggaagaagaggaggaggaagcagaggaggaagaggaggaggggatgaggaagaagaggaagaaggaggaggaagatcAGAATAAGGATGAGAAAGACGATGAGCATGAGGGTGGCCGCCAGGAACCGGAGCAGGAGCTCGAGCAGGAGCCAGAACAGGAGCAAGAGACAGAGGATGAGACCCAAGATGATGACCTGGATGAGCTGATGGAGATAGAGCCCACCTATGCCAATGCTTCATCCCAGACTTCTGGCTACTATCATGAAAATTTCCTAGATGTGTCACCTCCCATCATACAGCCCAGCAGACGGAGGAACCAGAATCGAGTCCCACTTCTGGAGGGCCTTCCAGGTACCAATTCACCATTCTACAGTTCGCCGCCACTGATTCGCCGGGCAGGTCGCCTGGGGCAACGCCAAATACGACGCCGTCCCCCGGTGCTATTCCGCCTCACTCCGAGGCAGGGGGGCCACCGGGCTGCGCGGGGCCGCATTCGCGTGTGA